The DNA region AAAATAATATTTATCTAGTTGTAATCATTTTTACAGCTATTTATTATTCGATGAAATCGTGCTTGCATGGTTTTGTCAAAATGGCTTTTTTTTTAAAGCCATAAAAAAAATTTAAAATAATTGAAATAAAGGAAAAATGTATATTAAGGAGGTTAATGAATGGTAAGACATCACCAGCCAAGAAAAGGGTCTGTTGCTTTTAGTCCAAGGAAAAGAGCAGCAAAAGAAACCCCTAGAGTAAAGGCTTGGCCGCAAAATGATGAACCAAAATTACTAGGCCTCGCAGGGTATAAAGTCGGTATGACTCATGCTTTGGTCACAGATACCGATAAAAACTCTCCAACTAATGGTATGGAAATATTTACTCCAGTAACCGTATTGGAAGTCCCTCCGGTCGTAGTGATGGGAATAAGAGCATATGAAAGAACTTCTCGTGGATTGAAAGTAATCACTGAAGTACTTGCAGATAATTTGGATGAAGAACTCTCTAGGAAAATCTCACTTCCTAAAGAATACAACAAGTCTGAAGCTATTGCAAAAATACAAGGTGTTTTAGATCGCACAGAAGATATCAAAGTCTTAGTACACACCAATCCGAAAGTAACTAGCGTACCTAAGAAGAAACCGGATATATTTGAATGTGGTATAGGAGGAGCAAATCCTGAAGAAAAATTAAATACTGCTTTGGAATTATTAGGTAACGAAGTAAAAGCTAGTGACATCTTGAATGAAGGTCAGTTTGTTGATGCAATCGCAACTACAAAAGGAAAAGGATTCCAAGGTGTAGTTAAAAGATGGAATATTAGAATTCAGTATGGTAAAGCTACTAGAAGTGGTAAAGGAAGACACGTAGGTTCAATTGGTCCTTGGACTCCAAGAAGAACCATGTGGACTGTAGCTCAGGCAGGTCAAATGGGATACCATAAAAGAACTGAATTCAATAAAAAAGTGTTAAAAATTGCATCAGCTGATGAAGTTGATCAAATCAACCCTGATGGTGGATTCCTCAAATACGGTCTCGTTAAAAACGATTACGTATTAGTTAAAGGTTCCCTCCCAGGTCCAGCTAAAAGATTAGTAATTTTAAGACAAGCTATCAGACCTAGCAAGAAATCTGAGGATATACCTCAAATCACTTACATAAGTACAAAATCTAAACAAGGGGTATAATCATGAAGGCTAATGTTTATTCTATTAACGGGGAAGTTAAAGAAGAAATCGAACTTCCTGCAATTTTTGATGAAGTATACAGACCAGATTTAATCAAAAGGGCTGTTTTATCAGCACAATCTGCTAGAATCCAACCTTGGGGTAATGACCCTATGGCAGGTAAAAGAACTTCCGCTAAAGGATGGGGTTCAGGTAGAGGTACTGCTAGAGTTCCTAGGATTAAAAACGGTTCAAGAGCAGCTTTTGTACCAATGGCTATTGGCGGTAGACAAGCTCACCCAACAAGAGCTGAGAAAAATCATCACGAAAAAATCAACATAAAAGAAAGAAGATTTGCAATCAGATCCGCTGTTGCAGCAACCGCAAACAAAGAGTTAGTTGAAAACAGGGGTCACAGGGTAGAAGATCT from Methanobrevibacter millerae includes:
- the rpl3p gene encoding 50S ribosomal protein L3; its protein translation is MVRHHQPRKGSVAFSPRKRAAKETPRVKAWPQNDEPKLLGLAGYKVGMTHALVTDTDKNSPTNGMEIFTPVTVLEVPPVVVMGIRAYERTSRGLKVITEVLADNLDEELSRKISLPKEYNKSEAIAKIQGVLDRTEDIKVLVHTNPKVTSVPKKKPDIFECGIGGANPEEKLNTALELLGNEVKASDILNEGQFVDAIATTKGKGFQGVVKRWNIRIQYGKATRSGKGRHVGSIGPWTPRRTMWTVAQAGQMGYHKRTEFNKKVLKIASADEVDQINPDGGFLKYGLVKNDYVLVKGSLPGPAKRLVILRQAIRPSKKSEDIPQITYISTKSKQGV
- the rpl4p gene encoding 50S ribosomal protein L4, yielding MKANVYSINGEVKEEIELPAIFDEVYRPDLIKRAVLSAQSARIQPWGNDPMAGKRTSAKGWGSGRGTARVPRIKNGSRAAFVPMAIGGRQAHPTRAEKNHHEKINIKERRFAIRSAVAATANKELVENRGHRVEDLEQVPIIVEDEICSVKTTKQTREIFQSLGVYDDIIRAKEGKRIRAGRGKTRGRKYKKVKGPLLVVGEDDGISLGARNHAGVDVVVVENLNAELLAPGTHPGRLTIYTKSAVEKLGGLFQ